One part of the Musa acuminata AAA Group cultivar baxijiao chromosome BXJ1-5, Cavendish_Baxijiao_AAA, whole genome shotgun sequence genome encodes these proteins:
- the LOC103974015 gene encoding obtusifoliol 14-alpha demethylase, producing the protein MISAMDLKEHKFFAAGFLFLATLVLAKLVAAALAPKSRKPLPPIVAAVPVIGGLLRFMRGPILMIREEYAKLGSVFTVNVVNRKITFFIGPEVSGHFFKAPEAQLSQQEVYQFNVPTFGPGVVFDVDYSVRQEQFRFFTEALRVTKLRSYVDHMVVETEDYFSKWGESGTVDLKYELEHLIILTASRCLLGREVRDKLFDDVSALFHDLDNGMQPISVIFPYLPIPAHRRRDRARARIAEIFSTIISSRKTSGKSEDDMLQCFIDSKYKDGRATTEGEITGLLIAALFAGQHTSSITSTWTGAYLLRFRKYLSAALEEQREIMRQHGDKVDHDILSEMDVLYRCIKEALRLHPPLIMLLRYSHSDFTVTTREGKEYDIPKGHIVATSPSFANRLPYIFKDPDTYDPDRFLPGREEDKAAGAFSYISFGGGRHGCLGEPFAYLQIKAIWSHLLRNFEFELISPFPENDWNAMVVGVKGEVMVRYKRRKLSVGN; encoded by the exons ATGATTTCGGCGATGGATCTGAAGGAACACAAGTTCTTCGCTGCGGGGTTCCTCTTCTTGGCGACCCTGGTCCTCGCCAAGCTCGTGGCCGCCGCCCTGGCTCCCAAGTCCCGGAAGCCGCTGCCGCCGATAGTCGCGGCGGTGCCGGTCATCGGAGGGCTGCTGCGGTTCATGCGGGGCCCAATTTTGATGATCCGCGAGGAGTACGCAAAGCTCGGAAGTGTGTTCACGGTGAACGTTGTCAACCGGAAGATCACCTTCTTCATCGGGCCTGAGGTGTCGGGCCACTTCTTCAAGGCACCAGAGGCGCAGCTCAGCCAGCAGGAGGTGTACCAGTTCAACGTTCCGACCTTTGGGCCGGGTGTTGTCTTCGACGTCGACTACTCGGTGCGGCAGGAGCAGTTTCGATTCTTCACGGAGGCGCTCAGGGTGACCAAACTGAGGAGCTATGTGGATCACATGGTTGTCGAGACTGAG GACTACTTCTCAAAATGGGGAGAGAGTGGTACAGTGGATTTGAAGTACGAGCTGGAACATCTCATCATATTGACAGCAAGCCGATGCCTGTTGGGCAGAGAAGTAAGGGACAAGCTCTTTGATGATGTCTCTGCCCTCTTTCATGACCTTGACAATGGCATGCAGCCCATCAGTGTCATATTCCCCTACCTCCCTATCCCAGCCCACCGCAGGCGGGATCGTGCCCGTGCTAGGATAGCGGAGATCTTCTCAACCATTATCAGTTCACGCAAAACTTCTGGCAAATCAGAGGATGACATGTTGCAGTGCTTCATTGATTCAAAATACAAGGATGGCCGTGCAACCACAGAAGGAGAGATTACAGGGTTGCTCATCGCTGCACTCTTTGCAGGCCAGCACACCAGTTCCATCACTTCCACCTGGACGGGAGCTTACTTGCTGCGCTTCAGGAAGTACCTTTCAGCTGCTCTCGAGGAGCAGCGGGAGATAATGAGGCAGCATGGGGATAAGGTGGATCATGACATTCTATCTGAGATGGATGTCCTCTACCGCTGCATCAAGGAAGCTCTGAGGCTTCACCCTCCGTTGATTATGCTTCTCCGGTATTCTCACAGTGACTTCACCGTCACAACGAGAGAAGGAAAGGAGTATGATATTCCCAAGGGCCACATTGTAGCCACATCCCCATCTTTCGCAAACCGGCTACCGTACATCTTCAAGGACCCAGATACCTATGATCCTGACAGATTTCTACCTGGGAGAGAGGAAGACAAGGCTGCGGGAGCCTTCTCATACATTTCATTTGGCGGTGGCAGGCATGGATGCCTGGGAGAGCCTTTTGCTTACTTGCAGATCAAGGCAATATGGAGCCACTTGCTGAGGAACTTTGAGTTTGAGTTGATATCTCCCTTCCCCGAGAATGACTGGAATGCCATGGTAGTTGGTGTCAAAGGTGAAGTGATGGTGCGATACAAGCGGCGGAAGCTGTCCGTTGGCAACTAA